A stretch of Nonomuraea africana DNA encodes these proteins:
- a CDS encoding serine/threonine-protein kinase, protein MRPLTVGDPVIIGRYLLLGRLGTGGMGVVYLAEHPRGGLVALKTPHAVHLNDPTLRARFAEEVTFSRRVVPFCTAAVIEDGTDRDRPYLVCEYIQGPALSQVVVARGPLTPDLAYGVALGVAAALVAVHDAGLVHRDLKPGNVLLSPDGPRVIDFGIARDVDAVAAHTQAGQVMGSPGWVAPERLTGGPAVPGSDVFAWGCLVAFAATGHHPFGAGEPDVLTRRIMLEPPRVDGVPALLRPAVEAALAKDPAERPKAADLLRALLAAGGVGDPWDLRAAVGRVLGEIWSPVPYPPGAGRVRLAQAPPEPEATEPRRRRAKAGAHVSHASFAALATVSIAALTVAAAGGGGGVRLDGATQTPENAPYVMPNGTARSTINPGRPAEQTTVHPPPAGPSVTPTVVVTHTRTVSPSRLRPPRTETQGVAWPEHLSRPPDLPGNGDPGDCVNPAGKKRGKRDCPRPSSGITTIPQEGPGEEPVPSPSVSVTPTDQGSPAPTDTPSGSGK, encoded by the coding sequence GTGCGGCCGCTGACGGTGGGCGACCCGGTGATCATCGGCAGGTACCTGCTGCTCGGCAGGCTCGGGACCGGCGGCATGGGCGTGGTCTATCTGGCCGAGCATCCCCGTGGCGGGCTGGTGGCGCTGAAGACGCCGCACGCCGTCCATCTCAATGACCCCACGCTGCGCGCGAGGTTCGCCGAGGAGGTGACGTTCTCTCGCCGCGTGGTGCCGTTCTGCACCGCGGCGGTGATCGAGGACGGCACCGACCGCGACCGTCCCTACCTGGTCTGCGAGTACATCCAGGGGCCCGCGCTGTCCCAGGTCGTGGTGGCCCGCGGCCCTCTCACCCCCGATCTCGCCTACGGCGTCGCCCTGGGGGTGGCCGCCGCGCTGGTCGCGGTGCACGACGCGGGGCTGGTCCACCGCGATCTCAAGCCGGGCAACGTGCTGCTGTCCCCTGACGGGCCGCGCGTCATCGACTTCGGCATCGCCCGCGACGTCGACGCCGTCGCCGCGCACACCCAGGCCGGACAGGTCATGGGCAGTCCCGGCTGGGTGGCGCCCGAACGGCTGACCGGCGGGCCCGCCGTACCGGGCTCCGACGTGTTCGCCTGGGGCTGCCTGGTCGCCTTCGCCGCCACCGGCCACCACCCGTTCGGCGCCGGTGAGCCCGACGTGCTGACCCGGCGCATCATGCTGGAGCCGCCGCGCGTCGACGGGGTGCCCGCGCTGCTGCGTCCGGCCGTGGAGGCGGCGCTGGCGAAGGATCCCGCCGAGCGGCCCAAGGCGGCCGACCTGCTGCGCGCGCTGCTGGCCGCCGGGGGCGTCGGCGACCCCTGGGACCTGCGCGCGGCGGTCGGCAGGGTGCTGGGCGAGATCTGGTCGCCGGTGCCGTACCCGCCCGGAGCGGGCAGGGTGCGCCTGGCGCAGGCGCCGCCCGAGCCGGAGGCGACCGAGCCGCGCCGCCGCCGGGCGAAGGCGGGCGCCCACGTGTCGCACGCCAGCTTCGCGGCCCTGGCGACCGTCTCGATCGCGGCGCTGACGGTGGCCGCGGCCGGCGGGGGCGGCGGGGTACGGCTGGACGGCGCCACCCAGACGCCCGAGAACGCCCCGTACGTCATGCCGAACGGCACGGCCAGGTCCACGATCAATCCGGGCCGGCCTGCCGAGCAGACGACGGTCCATCCGCCGCCCGCGGGTCCTTCGGTCACCCCGACCGTCGTCGTCACCCACACCAGGACGGTCAGCCCCTCCAGGCTGCGGCCGCCCAGGACCGAGACGCAGGGGGTCGCCTGGCCCGAGCACCTGAGCAGGCCGCCGGACCTGCCGGGCAACGGCGACCCGGGCGACTGCGTCAACCCGGCGGGAAAGAAGCGCGGTAAGCGCGACTGCCCGCGGCCCTCCTCCGGCATCACCACCATCCCGCAGGAGGGGCCCGGTGAGGAGCCGGTGCCGTCGCCCTCGGTCAGCGTCACGCCGACCGACCAGGGCTCCCCGGCTCCGACGGACACCCCTTCGGGCTCAGGAAAGTGA
- a CDS encoding TetR/AcrR family transcriptional regulator, with translation MATKDSTAATRAALLKAAGAEFAAYGLAGARVDRIAERAGVNKERIYGHFGTKEMLFDAVVTDAINDLTEQIAMPSDPVEYVAKLTDYYREHPQLVRLLMWEALNFRGPEQLPGFEARAERCGKKTEALAQGLGREVSPEVARLLYTLTGLALWPSMMPQLGRIMLGDDFDNAEAGRDQVAAFVAAALDAGPADRRS, from the coding sequence ATGGCAACGAAGGACTCGACCGCCGCCACCCGGGCCGCCCTGTTGAAGGCCGCGGGGGCGGAGTTCGCCGCGTACGGCCTGGCCGGTGCACGGGTGGACCGCATCGCCGAACGGGCGGGCGTCAACAAGGAGCGCATCTACGGTCACTTCGGCACGAAGGAGATGCTCTTCGACGCCGTGGTCACCGACGCGATCAACGACCTGACCGAGCAGATCGCCATGCCGAGCGACCCCGTCGAGTACGTCGCCAAACTGACCGACTACTACCGCGAGCACCCGCAGCTGGTGCGGCTGCTGATGTGGGAGGCGCTGAACTTCCGCGGCCCCGAGCAACTACCCGGCTTCGAGGCGCGCGCGGAGCGGTGCGGGAAGAAGACCGAGGCACTGGCGCAGGGGCTCGGCAGGGAGGTCTCGCCCGAGGTGGCCAGGCTCCTCTACACCCTCACCGGGCTCGCCCTGTGGCCGTCGATGATGCCGCAGCTCGGGCGCATCATGCTGGGCGACGACTTCGACAACGCCGAGGCGGGGCGCGACCAGGTGGCCGCCTTCGTCGCCGCTGCGCTCGACGCAGGCCCCGCTGACCGCCGGAGCTAG
- a CDS encoding helix-turn-helix domain-containing protein, which produces MAPLLGEEPLSLTQELDLIAFGQRLRHLRKQRGLTLSDLGTRVSRAPSQLSLLENGKREPKLSLLKSLATALNVPVEELLRRQPPNRRAQLEIALEEAQRDPIYSSLGLPRLKVSARVPNDVLEHILGLYGELRARQARGTATPEEARAANAELRRRQREQGNYFPDIEKAAAEALAAVGYRTGALSQSTVQALVTHFGYTVHTVQDLPRSVRSITDLRNRRIYVKHEQLGMHSPRTILLQTLGHLALGHDKPRDFADFLRQRTEANYFAAAVLVPERTATQFLQEAKQDRALSVEDLRDVYAVSYEMAAHRFTNLATHHLDLVCHFVRNDAGGTIYKAYENDGIVFPADEQGAIEGQRMCLQWSGRQVFLSPDRFSVFYQYSDSPTGTYFCVAHVDPSRERDFAITLGVPYRESRWFRGRETTNRTRSNCPTGDCCRRPPTELAQRWEGYAWPSARANSHVLAALPPGSFPGVDEADVYTFLERHAAQA; this is translated from the coding sequence ATGGCCCCCTTGCTCGGCGAAGAACCGCTCTCTTTGACGCAGGAGCTCGATCTCATCGCCTTCGGTCAACGGCTGCGCCACCTGCGCAAGCAGCGCGGCCTGACCCTGTCCGACCTGGGGACCCGCGTCAGCAGGGCGCCCAGCCAGCTCTCCCTGCTGGAGAACGGCAAGCGCGAGCCCAAGCTGTCGCTGCTGAAGTCACTCGCCACCGCGCTCAACGTGCCGGTCGAGGAACTGCTGCGCCGCCAGCCCCCCAACCGGCGGGCCCAGCTGGAGATCGCGCTCGAGGAGGCCCAGCGCGACCCCATCTACAGCAGCCTCGGCCTGCCGCGGCTGAAGGTCTCCGCCCGCGTGCCCAACGACGTCCTCGAACACATCCTCGGCCTGTACGGCGAGCTGCGCGCCAGGCAGGCCCGCGGCACCGCCACACCGGAGGAGGCGAGGGCGGCCAACGCCGAGCTCCGCCGCAGGCAGCGCGAGCAGGGCAACTACTTCCCCGACATCGAGAAGGCCGCCGCCGAGGCACTGGCCGCCGTCGGCTACCGGACGGGCGCGCTGTCCCAGAGCACGGTCCAGGCCCTCGTGACCCACTTCGGCTACACCGTCCACACCGTGCAGGACCTGCCGCGCTCGGTCCGCTCCATCACCGACCTGCGCAACCGCCGCATCTACGTCAAGCACGAGCAACTCGGCATGCACTCCCCTCGCACGATCCTGCTCCAGACCCTCGGCCACCTCGCGCTCGGCCACGACAAGCCCCGCGACTTCGCCGACTTCCTGCGGCAACGCACCGAGGCGAACTACTTCGCCGCCGCCGTCCTGGTGCCCGAGCGCACCGCCACGCAGTTCCTCCAGGAGGCCAAGCAGGATCGCGCCCTGTCGGTGGAGGACCTGCGCGACGTCTACGCCGTCTCCTACGAGATGGCCGCCCACCGCTTCACCAACCTGGCCACCCACCACCTCGACCTGGTCTGCCACTTCGTCCGCAACGACGCCGGCGGCACCATCTACAAGGCCTACGAGAACGACGGCATCGTCTTCCCCGCCGACGAGCAGGGCGCCATCGAGGGGCAGCGGATGTGCCTGCAGTGGTCGGGGCGGCAGGTCTTCCTCTCACCCGACCGCTTCTCGGTCTTCTACCAGTACTCCGACTCGCCGACCGGCACGTACTTCTGCGTCGCGCACGTCGATCCCTCGCGCGAGCGGGACTTCGCGATCACGCTGGGCGTGCCGTACAGGGAGTCGCGGTGGTTCAGGGGCAGGGAGACGACGAACAGGACCCGTTCCAACTGCCCCACCGGCGACTGCTGCCGCCGCCCGCCGACCGAGCTGGCCCAGCGCTGGGAGGGGTACGCGTGGCCGTCGGCGCGGGCCAACTCCCACGTGCTCGCCGCGCTGCCGCCCGGCTCGTTCCCCGGCGTGGACGAGGCCGACGTCTACACCTTCCTCGAACGGCACGCCGCCCAGGCGTAG
- a CDS encoding siderophore-interacting protein, translating into MTEHRGVVLRTERLTPHMIRVVFGGDGLAGFATEGLTDHYVKLVFPYEGVAYPTPFTMAGCRESMPREHWPRLRTYTVRAWDPEAVELTIDFVVHGDEGLAGPWAEAARPGDELYLIGPGGGYAPSPEADWHLLVGDESALPAIAASLEALPRGATAHVFIEVEGPEEEQKLDAPVVYVHREGAARGHRLVEAVRGLHFPSGRVHAFVHGEAACVKELRRFLRVEKEIPLDRLSISGYWRLGVDDEGWRSVKKDWNRQVEAEESAALTH; encoded by the coding sequence ATGACGGAACATCGTGGTGTCGTGCTGCGGACGGAGCGGCTCACGCCGCACATGATCAGGGTGGTGTTCGGCGGCGACGGGCTGGCCGGTTTCGCCACCGAAGGGCTGACCGACCACTACGTGAAGCTGGTCTTCCCGTACGAGGGGGTGGCCTACCCGACGCCCTTCACCATGGCGGGTTGCAGGGAGAGCATGCCGCGCGAGCACTGGCCGAGGCTGCGCACCTACACCGTGCGCGCGTGGGACCCGGAGGCGGTCGAGCTGACGATCGACTTCGTGGTGCACGGCGACGAGGGCCTCGCGGGGCCGTGGGCCGAGGCGGCGCGTCCGGGTGACGAGCTGTACCTGATCGGCCCTGGCGGTGGCTACGCCCCGAGCCCCGAGGCCGACTGGCACCTGCTCGTCGGTGACGAGAGCGCGCTGCCCGCGATCGCCGCCTCGCTGGAGGCGCTGCCGAGGGGCGCGACCGCGCACGTCTTCATCGAGGTCGAGGGGCCCGAGGAGGAGCAGAAGCTGGACGCTCCCGTCGTCTACGTGCACAGGGAGGGGGCGGCCAGGGGCCACCGGCTCGTCGAGGCGGTGCGCGGCCTGCACTTCCCGTCCGGCAGGGTGCACGCCTTCGTCCATGGCGAGGCCGCGTGCGTCAAGGAGCTGCGCCGCTTCCTGCGGGTGGAGAAGGAGATCCCGCTCGACCGGCTGTCGATCTCGGGCTACTGGCGGCTGGGCGTCGACGACGAGGGCTGGCGTTCGGTCAAGAAGGACTGGAACCGGCAGGTCGAGGCGGAGGAGTCGGCCGCGCTCACCCACTGA
- a CDS encoding MFS transporter: MIVAQLLPSGVLGAFVGPVADRLPKRVLLIGSDLARVLIVLAMIPALGSAWLLLVLIFLEGVGKAFFETARIAAIPKIVGRHSIPSAVALFQSTSHTINLLGPALGGLLVAVGSVPVVLMIDAATFLLSAALLGSMAVLRELPSGPREPYWGALRAGVRGVLGVPSLRHLALFLVPAMLVLGLFTTNFNAQLLTVFQLPALSYGLAQALFGGGSILGALLGPALLRRYPDRLLAASIVVFGLSLLALAPAQWSGHLAVIGLWCLLTGLGSGLFQVPVANTLLRDLPEDLRGRGVALLNAVMVNFTIAGVVAGSLVAEVTGVAASIIGSGALLLGAAGLLSLRYGRQPEGHPGHR, from the coding sequence GTGATCGTCGCCCAGCTGCTGCCTTCCGGGGTGCTCGGCGCGTTCGTGGGACCGGTGGCCGACCGGCTGCCCAAACGGGTGCTGCTGATCGGCTCCGACCTGGCCAGGGTGCTGATCGTGCTGGCGATGATCCCCGCGCTCGGCTCGGCGTGGCTGCTGCTCGTTCTGATCTTCCTCGAGGGCGTCGGCAAGGCCTTCTTCGAGACCGCCCGCATCGCCGCCATCCCCAAGATCGTCGGACGGCACAGCATCCCCTCGGCCGTCGCGCTGTTCCAGAGCACCAGCCACACCATCAACCTGCTCGGCCCCGCGCTCGGCGGCCTGCTGGTCGCCGTCGGCAGCGTGCCGGTGGTGCTGATGATCGACGCGGCCACCTTTCTGCTCTCCGCCGCGCTGCTGGGCAGCATGGCCGTGCTGCGCGAGCTGCCCTCGGGCCCGCGCGAGCCGTACTGGGGCGCGCTGCGGGCAGGGGTGCGCGGCGTGCTCGGGGTGCCCTCGCTGCGGCACCTGGCGCTCTTCCTGGTGCCCGCGATGCTGGTGCTCGGCCTGTTCACCACGAACTTCAACGCGCAGCTGCTGACCGTCTTCCAGCTGCCCGCCCTCTCCTACGGCCTGGCCCAGGCGCTGTTCGGCGGCGGCTCCATCCTCGGCGCACTGCTCGGCCCCGCGCTGCTGCGGCGCTATCCCGACCGCCTGCTGGCCGCCTCGATCGTGGTGTTCGGGCTGTCCCTGCTGGCGCTCGCCCCCGCCCAGTGGAGCGGCCATCTCGCGGTGATCGGGCTGTGGTGCCTGCTGACCGGGCTGGGCTCCGGGCTGTTCCAGGTGCCGGTCGCCAACACGCTGCTGCGCGACCTGCCCGAGGACCTGCGCGGGCGCGGCGTCGCCCTGCTCAACGCCGTGATGGTCAACTTCACCATCGCGGGGGTCGTCGCCGGCAGCCTGGTCGCCGAGGTGACCGGCGTCGCCGCGTCCATCATCGGGTCGGGGGCGCTGCTGCTCGGCGCGGCCGGCCTCCTTTCCCTCCGGTACGGCAGGCAGCCCGAAGGCCACCCCGGTCACCGTTGA
- a CDS encoding alpha/beta hydrolase, which translates to MRSEIDLDVSPDYPFSWQCRALNGLLRGTLKPASSLLLRHPLAISACARLGELIRLVPMRQPGHVTIVPHRSGEWVRAGHGLDERKVLLYFHGGGYFSGSPATHRPITWRLSVVARRPVFALDYRQGPIHSLAESLNDALDAYGELIERGHVPGDILFAGDSAGGHLTLATLLALRDRGLPLPAAAICLSPWADLSDNPRRANRWMDPMLPASRVEWLAKRWTSGFDPRDPLVSPVYGDYTGLPPLMIVTGSTEVLRDEDRRVALRAREAGVPVTYEEWPRMPHVFAILADVLPEARLVYRHMARFLAAVEAKGEESSLAA; encoded by the coding sequence GTGCGGTCCGAGATCGACCTGGATGTCTCTCCCGACTATCCGTTCAGCTGGCAGTGCCGGGCGCTCAACGGCCTGCTCCGCGGCACGCTGAAGCCCGCCTCCAGCCTGCTCCTGCGGCACCCGCTGGCCATCAGCGCCTGCGCCCGCCTGGGCGAGCTGATCAGGCTCGTCCCCATGCGCCAGCCCGGCCACGTGACCATCGTCCCGCATCGCTCCGGCGAGTGGGTCCGTGCGGGCCACGGGCTCGACGAGCGCAAGGTGCTCCTCTACTTCCACGGCGGCGGCTACTTCAGCGGCTCGCCCGCCACCCACCGGCCGATCACCTGGCGGCTGTCGGTGGTCGCCCGCCGGCCCGTCTTCGCCCTCGACTACCGGCAGGGCCCGATCCACTCGCTGGCCGAGTCGCTCAATGACGCGCTCGACGCCTACGGCGAGTTGATCGAGCGCGGCCACGTGCCGGGCGACATCCTGTTCGCGGGCGACTCGGCGGGCGGCCACCTCACGCTGGCGACCCTCCTCGCGCTGCGCGACCGCGGCCTGCCGCTGCCGGCGGCGGCCATCTGCCTGTCGCCGTGGGCCGACCTGAGCGACAACCCTCGAAGGGCCAACCGCTGGATGGACCCGATGCTGCCGGCCAGCCGGGTGGAGTGGCTGGCCAAGCGGTGGACGTCGGGCTTCGACCCGCGCGATCCGCTCGTCTCGCCCGTCTACGGCGACTACACGGGACTGCCGCCGCTGATGATCGTGACGGGCTCCACGGAGGTGCTGCGCGACGAGGACCGCAGGGTCGCGCTGCGGGCCCGCGAGGCGGGTGTGCCCGTGACCTACGAGGAGTGGCCGAGGATGCCGCACGTCTTCGCGATCCTGGCCGACGTGCTGCCCGAGGCCCGCCTGGTCTACCGGCACATGGCCCGCTTCCTGGCCGCGGTCGAGGCGAAGGGTGAGGAATCTTCGCTCGCGGCATGA
- a CDS encoding glucosyl-3-phosphoglycerate synthase encodes MLPEVEAWLRGRTSSVGDWPLRALLERKGGTTVSVVLPARDERETVGVIIREIRRELDGLVDEIVVIDSRSSDDTAAVAARAGAVVHAQDEILPGLKPFDGKGEALWKSLAVTSGELVVFVDADIRDFRASMVSGLLGPLLDDPSIVYVKGCYDRPLLGAPTGGGRVTELVARPLINLHWPELAGFVQPLAGEYAGRRSALERVPFVTGYGVEIGLLIDLLDMAGLDALAQVDLGSREHSPQSTEALGAMAGQIMLAAWSRLERQGKMIPLHEPSATLSQFRRGESGHLVTTTDVSIAERPPMMTMAGNLR; translated from the coding sequence GTGCTGCCTGAGGTGGAGGCGTGGCTGCGCGGCCGTACGTCCTCGGTCGGTGACTGGCCCCTCCGTGCCCTGCTGGAACGCAAGGGCGGCACCACGGTCAGCGTCGTCCTGCCCGCCCGCGACGAGCGCGAGACCGTCGGCGTGATCATTCGCGAGATCAGGCGCGAGCTGGACGGCCTGGTCGACGAGATCGTCGTGATCGACTCCCGTTCCTCCGACGACACCGCCGCCGTGGCGGCGCGCGCGGGGGCGGTGGTCCACGCCCAGGACGAGATCCTGCCGGGGCTCAAGCCGTTCGACGGCAAGGGCGAGGCGCTGTGGAAGTCGCTGGCCGTCACCTCGGGCGAGCTGGTCGTCTTCGTCGACGCCGACATCCGCGACTTCCGCGCCTCCATGGTGAGCGGCCTGCTCGGCCCGCTCCTCGACGATCCCTCCATCGTGTACGTGAAGGGCTGCTACGACCGCCCGCTCCTCGGCGCGCCCACCGGCGGCGGCCGGGTGACCGAGCTCGTGGCCAGGCCGCTGATCAACCTGCACTGGCCCGAGCTGGCCGGGTTCGTCCAGCCGCTGGCGGGGGAGTACGCGGGCCGTCGCTCCGCCCTGGAGCGCGTCCCTTTCGTGACCGGTTACGGGGTCGAGATCGGCCTGCTGATCGACCTGCTCGACATGGCCGGGCTCGACGCGCTGGCCCAGGTCGACCTCGGCTCCCGCGAGCACTCGCCCCAGTCGACGGAGGCGCTCGGCGCGATGGCGGGGCAGATCATGCTCGCCGCGTGGTCCCGTCTCGAACGGCAGGGCAAGATGATCCCCCTGCACGAGCCGTCCGCCACGCTCTCGCAGTTCCGCCGGGGCGAGAGCGGCCATCTGGTGACGACGACGGACGTCTCGATCGCCGAGCGGCCGCCGATGATGACCATGGCGGGTAATCTCCGGTAG
- a CDS encoding MFS transporter: protein MSTATLSRAVPVTPAFAPTLTVFVLTALLVSGQLYVVIPLLPDMANGWGADPGALTWLVTAFAIGYAVGFLLFGPLSDRIGRRRLLMVGMPLAAVATALVAISADPAMAIALRLVQGVAVATFPPAGMAYLGESVEPRRRVVAISAITGAFLASAVLLQVGGQLLVGSVGWRGLFVLSAIGLALAWLGLRAVMAPDRPRERDGSLMATYRVVPSLLVKPALALRYLAVLVLLGGFVAVYTGLQLSGVVTSPGELLGLRASGLPSILLIPLLTPWLARLSAPVRAIAFLLLAAVTLAVTGATGAGAVGLALLLAGYVAAITAGLPALNESIASLAEGSPGTALALFSFFLAVGSSLGPLAAAAFADFDLLMYGLAAVMVVAALAVLASAWLTARAAAAGRRA from the coding sequence ATGAGTACTGCGACGTTGAGCCGTGCCGTCCCCGTGACACCCGCTTTCGCCCCCACCTTGACCGTGTTCGTGCTGACCGCGCTGCTCGTCAGCGGCCAGCTGTACGTCGTGATCCCGCTGTTGCCCGACATGGCGAACGGCTGGGGCGCCGATCCGGGCGCGCTCACCTGGCTGGTCACCGCCTTCGCCATCGGCTACGCGGTCGGGTTCCTGCTGTTCGGCCCGCTGTCCGACCGGATCGGCCGGCGCAGGCTCCTCATGGTCGGCATGCCCCTGGCCGCGGTGGCGACCGCGCTGGTGGCGATCAGTGCGGATCCGGCCATGGCCATCGCACTGCGCCTGGTCCAGGGGGTGGCGGTGGCCACCTTCCCGCCCGCCGGCATGGCCTACCTGGGCGAGAGCGTCGAGCCCCGCCGCAGGGTCGTCGCGATCAGCGCGATCACCGGCGCGTTCCTGGCCTCCGCCGTCCTGCTGCAGGTCGGCGGGCAGCTCCTGGTCGGCTCCGTCGGCTGGCGCGGCCTGTTCGTGCTGTCCGCGATCGGGCTCGCGCTGGCCTGGCTCGGACTGCGGGCCGTCATGGCGCCCGACCGGCCGCGCGAGCGCGACGGCTCGCTCATGGCGACCTACCGGGTGGTGCCGTCGTTGCTGGTGAAGCCCGCTCTCGCGCTGCGCTACCTGGCCGTGCTCGTCCTGCTCGGCGGCTTCGTGGCCGTCTACACGGGTCTGCAGCTGTCCGGCGTCGTGACCTCGCCCGGCGAGCTGCTCGGGCTGCGGGCCAGCGGGCTGCCGTCGATCCTGCTGATCCCGCTGCTCACGCCCTGGCTGGCGCGCCTCTCGGCGCCGGTCCGGGCGATCGCCTTCCTGCTCCTCGCCGCCGTCACCCTGGCCGTCACCGGCGCCACAGGCGCCGGCGCCGTCGGCCTCGCGCTGCTGCTCGCCGGCTACGTCGCCGCGATCACCGCGGGACTGCCCGCGCTGAACGAGTCCATCGCCTCGCTCGCCGAGGGTTCGCCCGGCACCGCGCTGGCGCTGTTCTCCTTCTTCCTGGCCGTCGGCAGCAGTCTCGGCCCGCTTGCCGCCGCCGCGTTCGCCGACTTCGATCTGCTGATGTACGGCCTGGCGGCCGTCATGGTCGTGGCCGCCCTGGCGGTGCTGGCGTCGGCCTGGCTGACGGCGAGGGCGGCGGCAGCAGGCCGCCGAGCGTGA
- a CDS encoding class I SAM-dependent methyltransferase, with protein MSRWIDLTGGTAGKEYAGRFEALAATGQDVHGEARFCAALVPPGSSVLDAGCGTGRVAIWLAEQGYDVAGVDLDASMLDVARAKAPDLTWIESDLAALDLGASFDLVVAAGNVIPLLAEGAEPGTVERLAHALKPGGLLVAGFGLDAQHLPVPPSVTLADYDAWCEAAGLWLEHRFATWDGRPYEGGGYAVSVHRRPADNT; from the coding sequence ATGAGCAGATGGATCGACCTCACCGGCGGCACCGCGGGCAAGGAGTACGCCGGCAGGTTCGAGGCGCTGGCCGCCACCGGCCAGGACGTCCACGGCGAGGCCCGCTTCTGCGCCGCGCTCGTCCCGCCGGGATCGAGCGTCCTGGACGCGGGCTGCGGCACCGGCCGGGTCGCGATCTGGCTGGCCGAGCAGGGCTACGACGTGGCGGGCGTCGACCTCGACGCCTCCATGCTCGACGTCGCCCGTGCCAAGGCCCCTGACCTGACCTGGATCGAGTCGGACCTGGCCGCCCTCGACCTCGGCGCCTCCTTCGACCTCGTGGTCGCGGCGGGCAACGTGATCCCGCTCCTGGCCGAGGGCGCCGAGCCGGGCACCGTCGAGCGCCTGGCGCACGCGCTGAAGCCGGGCGGCCTGCTGGTCGCCGGGTTCGGGCTGGACGCCCAGCACCTGCCGGTGCCGCCGAGCGTCACCCTCGCCGACTACGACGCCTGGTGCGAGGCCGCGGGCCTGTGGCTGGAGCACCGCTTCGCCACCTGGGACGGCCGGCCGTACGAGGGCGGCGGCTACGCGGTCAGCGTGCACCGGCGTCCCGCTGACAACACCTAG
- the aceA gene encoding isocitrate lyase, with translation MNDRLKGAAEQLQREWERDPRWQGTERTYTAEDVIRLRGSVQEEHTLARLGAERLWNLLHTEDYVHALGALTGNQAVQQVKAGLKAIYLSGWQVAADANLGGQTYPDQSLYPANSVPAVVRRINNALLRADQISWSEGSDDTHWLAPIVADAEAGFGGVLNAFELMKGMIAAGAAGVHWEDQLASEKKCGHLGGKVLIPTGQHIKTLNAARLAADVAGVPSLIIARTDAQAATLLTSDVDPRDQRFTTGDRTAEGFYRVRNGVEACIDRGLSYAPYSDLLWMETSTPDLDVAREFAEAIKAKYPDQMLAYNCSPSFNWKQHLDDSTIAKFQRELGHMGYKFQFITLAGFHSLNYSMFNLAQGYASDGMTAYVELQEAEFAAESRGYTATRHQREVGTGYFDLVSTAIAPDSSTTALKGSTEEEQFAH, from the coding sequence ATGAACGATCGCCTCAAGGGAGCCGCTGAGCAGCTGCAGCGCGAGTGGGAGCGCGACCCGCGCTGGCAGGGCACCGAGCGCACCTACACCGCCGAAGACGTCATCCGGCTGCGCGGAAGCGTCCAGGAGGAGCACACCCTTGCCCGCCTCGGCGCCGAGCGCCTGTGGAACCTGCTGCACACCGAGGACTACGTCCACGCCCTCGGCGCGCTGACCGGCAACCAGGCCGTGCAGCAGGTGAAGGCGGGACTGAAGGCGATCTACCTGTCCGGCTGGCAGGTGGCCGCCGACGCCAACCTCGGCGGGCAGACCTACCCCGACCAGTCGCTGTACCCGGCCAACTCGGTGCCGGCCGTCGTGCGCCGCATCAACAACGCGCTGCTGCGCGCCGACCAGATCTCCTGGTCCGAGGGCTCGGACGACACCCACTGGCTCGCCCCGATCGTCGCCGACGCCGAGGCCGGCTTCGGCGGCGTGCTGAACGCCTTCGAGCTGATGAAGGGCATGATCGCGGCCGGTGCCGCGGGCGTGCACTGGGAGGACCAGCTCGCCTCGGAGAAGAAGTGCGGCCACCTCGGCGGCAAGGTGCTGATCCCGACCGGCCAGCACATCAAGACCCTCAACGCGGCCCGCCTGGCGGCCGACGTGGCGGGCGTCCCCTCACTGATCATCGCGCGGACCGACGCCCAGGCCGCGACGCTCCTGACCAGTGACGTCGACCCTCGCGACCAGCGCTTCACCACCGGCGACCGGACCGCCGAGGGCTTCTACCGGGTCCGCAACGGCGTCGAGGCCTGCATCGACCGCGGCCTGTCCTACGCCCCGTACTCCGACCTGCTGTGGATGGAGACCTCCACGCCCGACCTGGACGTGGCGCGTGAGTTCGCCGAGGCCATCAAGGCGAAGTACCCCGACCAGATGCTCGCCTACAACTGCTCGCCTTCCTTCAACTGGAAGCAGCATCTGGACGACTCCACGATCGCCAAGTTCCAGCGCGAGCTCGGGCACATGGGGTACAAGTTCCAGTTCATCACGCTGGCCGGGTTCCACTCGCTGAACTACTCGATGTTCAACCTCGCCCAGGGCTACGCCTCGGACGGGATGACCGCCTACGTCGAGCTGCAGGAGGCCGAGTTCGCCGCCGAGTCGCGCGGGTACACCGCCACCCGGCACCAGCGCGAGGTCGGCACCGGCTACTTCGACCTGGTCAGCACCGCGATCGCGCCCGACTCCTCGACCACCGCGCTCAAGGGGTCCACGGAGGAGGAGCAGTTCGCCCACTGA